A genome region from Carassius gibelio isolate Cgi1373 ecotype wild population from Czech Republic chromosome A23, carGib1.2-hapl.c, whole genome shotgun sequence includes the following:
- the LOC127944995 gene encoding vitamin D3 receptor A isoform X1, producing MCRSGSSRTFGKRLIFFPRSRVAVFFFPSWPGIVMDLMAVSTSATGQEEFDRNAPRICGVCGDKATGFHFSAMTCEGCKGFFRRSMKRKASFTCPFSGNCTITKDNRRHCQACRLKRCVDIGMMKEFILTDEEVQRKKDLILKRKEEEAAREARKPRLSEEQMQIINTLVEAHHKTYDDSYSDFVRFRPPVREGPVTRSASRAASLHSLSDASSDSFNHSPESVDTKLNFSNLLMMYQDSGGSPDSSEEDNSRLSMLPHLADLVSYSIQKVIGFAKMIPGFRDLTAEDQIALLKSSAIEIIMLRSNQSFNLEDMSWSCGGPDFKYCVNDVTKAGHTLELLEPLVKFQVGLKKLNMTEEEHVLLMAICLLSPDRPGVQDHARIEALQDRLCDVLQAYIRIHHPAGRLLYAKMIQKLADLRSLNEEHSKQYRSLSFQPEHSMQLTPLVLEVFGSEVS from the exons ATGTGCAGATCTGGGTCAAGTCGAACATTTGGAAAGCGTTTGATTTTTTTCCCCCGGAGCCGAGTTGCAGTCTTTTTCTTCCCTTCATGGCCTGGGATCG TGATGGACCTGATGGCCGTGAGCACGTCTGCGACGGGTCAGGAGGAGTTTGACCGCAACGCGCCGCGGATCTGTGGAGTGTGTGGAGACAAGGCCACCGGCTTCCACTTCAGCGCCATGACCTGCGAGGGATGCAAGGGCTTCTTCAG GCGCAGTATGAAGCGCAAGGCTAGCTTCACCTGCCCCTTCAGCGGGAACTGCACCATCACCAAAGACAACCGGCGTCACTGCCAGGCCTGCCGTCTGAAGCGCTGCGTCGACATCGGCATGATGAAGGAAT ttATTCTGACGGATGAGGAGGTGCAGAGGAAGAAGGATCTTATCCTGAAGAGGAAGGAGGAGGAGGCGGCGAGGGAGGCGAGGAAACCTCGTCTGAGCGAGGAACAGATGCAGATCATCAACACACTGGTCGAAGCGCATCACAAGACCTATGACGACTCCTACTCCGATTTCGTCCGATTCAGG CCTCCGGTTCGTGAGGGTCCGGTCACCCGCAGCGCCAGTCGTGCTGCGTCTCTTCACTCTCTGTCTGACGCTTCATCAGATTCATTCAACCATTcaccag AGTCTGTGGACACGAAGCTGAACTTCAGTAATCTGCTGATGATGTATCAGGACAGCGGTGGCAGTCCAGACTCCAGCGAGGAGGACAACTCACGCCTGTCCATGTTACCGCACCTCGCAGACCTCGTCAGCTACAGCATCCAGAAGGTCATCGGATTCGCCAAGATGATCCCTGGATTCAG GGACCTGACGGCTGAAGATCAGATCGCTCTGCTCAAGTCCAGCGCTATCGAGATCATCATGCTGCGCTCCAATCAGTCGTTCAATCTGGAGGATATGAGCTGGAGCTGCGGAGGACCAGACTTCAAATACTGCGTCAATGATGTCACcaagg cgggGCACACTCTGGAGCTGCTGGAGCCGCTGGTGAAGTTTCAGGTGGGTCTGAAGAAGCTGAACATGACTGAAGAGGAGCATGTGCTGCTGATGGCCATCTGCCTGCTgtctccag ATCGTCCGGGCGTTCAGGACCACGCTCGCATCGAGGCGCTGCAGGACCGTCTGTGTGACGTCCTGCAGGCGTACATCCGCATCCATCACCCCGCCGGCCGTCTGCTGTACGCCAAGATGATCCAGAAGCTGGCGGACCTGCGCAGCCTGAACGAGGAGCACTCCAAGCAGTACCGCTCGCTCTCCTTCCAGCCGGAGCACAGCATGCAGCTGACGCCGCTAGTGCTGGAGGTGTTCGGCAGCGAGGTGTCCTAG
- the LOC127944995 gene encoding vitamin D3 receptor A isoform X2: MGSVAESDLMMDLMAVSTSATGQEEFDRNAPRICGVCGDKATGFHFSAMTCEGCKGFFRRSMKRKASFTCPFSGNCTITKDNRRHCQACRLKRCVDIGMMKEFILTDEEVQRKKDLILKRKEEEAAREARKPRLSEEQMQIINTLVEAHHKTYDDSYSDFVRFRPPVREGPVTRSASRAASLHSLSDASSDSFNHSPESVDTKLNFSNLLMMYQDSGGSPDSSEEDNSRLSMLPHLADLVSYSIQKVIGFAKMIPGFRDLTAEDQIALLKSSAIEIIMLRSNQSFNLEDMSWSCGGPDFKYCVNDVTKAGHTLELLEPLVKFQVGLKKLNMTEEEHVLLMAICLLSPDRPGVQDHARIEALQDRLCDVLQAYIRIHHPAGRLLYAKMIQKLADLRSLNEEHSKQYRSLSFQPEHSMQLTPLVLEVFGSEVS, from the exons ATGGGATCGGTGGCTGAATCTGATCTGA TGATGGACCTGATGGCCGTGAGCACGTCTGCGACGGGTCAGGAGGAGTTTGACCGCAACGCGCCGCGGATCTGTGGAGTGTGTGGAGACAAGGCCACCGGCTTCCACTTCAGCGCCATGACCTGCGAGGGATGCAAGGGCTTCTTCAG GCGCAGTATGAAGCGCAAGGCTAGCTTCACCTGCCCCTTCAGCGGGAACTGCACCATCACCAAAGACAACCGGCGTCACTGCCAGGCCTGCCGTCTGAAGCGCTGCGTCGACATCGGCATGATGAAGGAAT ttATTCTGACGGATGAGGAGGTGCAGAGGAAGAAGGATCTTATCCTGAAGAGGAAGGAGGAGGAGGCGGCGAGGGAGGCGAGGAAACCTCGTCTGAGCGAGGAACAGATGCAGATCATCAACACACTGGTCGAAGCGCATCACAAGACCTATGACGACTCCTACTCCGATTTCGTCCGATTCAGG CCTCCGGTTCGTGAGGGTCCGGTCACCCGCAGCGCCAGTCGTGCTGCGTCTCTTCACTCTCTGTCTGACGCTTCATCAGATTCATTCAACCATTcaccag AGTCTGTGGACACGAAGCTGAACTTCAGTAATCTGCTGATGATGTATCAGGACAGCGGTGGCAGTCCAGACTCCAGCGAGGAGGACAACTCACGCCTGTCCATGTTACCGCACCTCGCAGACCTCGTCAGCTACAGCATCCAGAAGGTCATCGGATTCGCCAAGATGATCCCTGGATTCAG GGACCTGACGGCTGAAGATCAGATCGCTCTGCTCAAGTCCAGCGCTATCGAGATCATCATGCTGCGCTCCAATCAGTCGTTCAATCTGGAGGATATGAGCTGGAGCTGCGGAGGACCAGACTTCAAATACTGCGTCAATGATGTCACcaagg cgggGCACACTCTGGAGCTGCTGGAGCCGCTGGTGAAGTTTCAGGTGGGTCTGAAGAAGCTGAACATGACTGAAGAGGAGCATGTGCTGCTGATGGCCATCTGCCTGCTgtctccag ATCGTCCGGGCGTTCAGGACCACGCTCGCATCGAGGCGCTGCAGGACCGTCTGTGTGACGTCCTGCAGGCGTACATCCGCATCCATCACCCCGCCGGCCGTCTGCTGTACGCCAAGATGATCCAGAAGCTGGCGGACCTGCGCAGCCTGAACGAGGAGCACTCCAAGCAGTACCGCTCGCTCTCCTTCCAGCCGGAGCACAGCATGCAGCTGACGCCGCTAGTGCTGGAGGTGTTCGGCAGCGAGGTGTCCTAG
- the LOC127944995 gene encoding vitamin D3 receptor A isoform X3 produces MDLMAVSTSATGQEEFDRNAPRICGVCGDKATGFHFSAMTCEGCKGFFRRSMKRKASFTCPFSGNCTITKDNRRHCQACRLKRCVDIGMMKEFILTDEEVQRKKDLILKRKEEEAAREARKPRLSEEQMQIINTLVEAHHKTYDDSYSDFVRFRPPVREGPVTRSASRAASLHSLSDASSDSFNHSPESVDTKLNFSNLLMMYQDSGGSPDSSEEDNSRLSMLPHLADLVSYSIQKVIGFAKMIPGFRDLTAEDQIALLKSSAIEIIMLRSNQSFNLEDMSWSCGGPDFKYCVNDVTKAGHTLELLEPLVKFQVGLKKLNMTEEEHVLLMAICLLSPDRPGVQDHARIEALQDRLCDVLQAYIRIHHPAGRLLYAKMIQKLADLRSLNEEHSKQYRSLSFQPEHSMQLTPLVLEVFGSEVS; encoded by the exons ATGGACCTGATGGCCGTGAGCACGTCTGCGACGGGTCAGGAGGAGTTTGACCGCAACGCGCCGCGGATCTGTGGAGTGTGTGGAGACAAGGCCACCGGCTTCCACTTCAGCGCCATGACCTGCGAGGGATGCAAGGGCTTCTTCAG GCGCAGTATGAAGCGCAAGGCTAGCTTCACCTGCCCCTTCAGCGGGAACTGCACCATCACCAAAGACAACCGGCGTCACTGCCAGGCCTGCCGTCTGAAGCGCTGCGTCGACATCGGCATGATGAAGGAAT ttATTCTGACGGATGAGGAGGTGCAGAGGAAGAAGGATCTTATCCTGAAGAGGAAGGAGGAGGAGGCGGCGAGGGAGGCGAGGAAACCTCGTCTGAGCGAGGAACAGATGCAGATCATCAACACACTGGTCGAAGCGCATCACAAGACCTATGACGACTCCTACTCCGATTTCGTCCGATTCAGG CCTCCGGTTCGTGAGGGTCCGGTCACCCGCAGCGCCAGTCGTGCTGCGTCTCTTCACTCTCTGTCTGACGCTTCATCAGATTCATTCAACCATTcaccag AGTCTGTGGACACGAAGCTGAACTTCAGTAATCTGCTGATGATGTATCAGGACAGCGGTGGCAGTCCAGACTCCAGCGAGGAGGACAACTCACGCCTGTCCATGTTACCGCACCTCGCAGACCTCGTCAGCTACAGCATCCAGAAGGTCATCGGATTCGCCAAGATGATCCCTGGATTCAG GGACCTGACGGCTGAAGATCAGATCGCTCTGCTCAAGTCCAGCGCTATCGAGATCATCATGCTGCGCTCCAATCAGTCGTTCAATCTGGAGGATATGAGCTGGAGCTGCGGAGGACCAGACTTCAAATACTGCGTCAATGATGTCACcaagg cgggGCACACTCTGGAGCTGCTGGAGCCGCTGGTGAAGTTTCAGGTGGGTCTGAAGAAGCTGAACATGACTGAAGAGGAGCATGTGCTGCTGATGGCCATCTGCCTGCTgtctccag ATCGTCCGGGCGTTCAGGACCACGCTCGCATCGAGGCGCTGCAGGACCGTCTGTGTGACGTCCTGCAGGCGTACATCCGCATCCATCACCCCGCCGGCCGTCTGCTGTACGCCAAGATGATCCAGAAGCTGGCGGACCTGCGCAGCCTGAACGAGGAGCACTCCAAGCAGTACCGCTCGCTCTCCTTCCAGCCGGAGCACAGCATGCAGCTGACGCCGCTAGTGCTGGAGGTGTTCGGCAGCGAGGTGTCCTAG